In Phaeodactylum tricornutum CCAP 1055/1 chromosome 10, whole genome shotgun sequence, a single genomic region encodes these proteins:
- a CDS encoding predicted protein, whose product MSQSQFVFLDEQERLFCEPVRDGSFRLDLIHIPKTAGSATECLAAQHNVSWGACHWFRSIDGCHVTSCPPHPPRKAYSPDFKIPYWHLPIPYYQYESKKMKESNLLKWFDNSALFTVVRNPYERVLSEWKYRTKSPDMKDDSSMMNAFVLKHLNMMEAGRATNGSLPSLEYFVHDGHFIPQVDYVRNITNSLDEPIQVYIIRQETWFQGLSCLLSRFGLSWTLQSKKVNKGGGSLSVANFTTETRDLIGRVYAEDFEFFGYSL is encoded by the coding sequence ATGTCCCAGTCCCAGTTCGTTTTCCTGGACGAACAGGAACGTTTGTTTTGCGAGCCAGTTCGTGATGGCTCGTTCCGCCTCGACCTCATACATATTCCTAAAACGGCCGGCTCCGCAACAGAATGCTTGGCTGCGCAGCATAACGTTTCGTGGGGAGCTTGCCACTGGTTTCGTTCCATCGACGGTTGTCACGTCACGTCCTGCCCGCCACATCCCCCTCGAAAGGCTTACAGCCCGGATTTTAAAATCCCATATTGGCATTTACCGATCCCTTATTATCAATATGAATCGAAAAAAATGAAAGAATCAAATTTGTTAAAGTGGTTTGACAATTCGGCCTTATTTACTGTTGTCCGAAACCCATACGAACGAGTCTTAAGTGAATGGAAATACAGGACGAAATCCCCCGACATGAAGGACGACTCGTCTATGATGAATGCATTTGTACTGAAGCACTTAAATATGATGGAAGCTGGACGTGCAACTAATGGATCGTTGCCGTCCCTGGAATATTTTGTTCATGATGGACACTTTATTCCTCAGGTAGACTACGTCCGAAACATCACCAACAGCCTTGATGAGCCAATCCAAGTATATATCATCCGACAGGAAACCTGGTTTCAAGGCCTCTCGTGCTTGTTGTCGCGGTTTGGTCTGAGCTGGACACTACAGTCGAAAAAGGTTAACAAAGGCGGTGGGTCGCTAAGCGTAGCCAATTTCACCACTGAGACACGTGACCTGATTGGCCGTGTTTACGCTGAGGACTTTGAGTTCTTTGGCTACTCGCTCTGA
- a CDS encoding predicted protein, with translation MEESARKDASSERKRIPEEEASLPSHLFFFWARGLFQRASVLSKQGKALEHEDLLPLPTIDYGKRIGPAFANAWNKEEEHMQSEQKRHSASEAPTVIGAGLADAVDGSYSTTRVRHAIFAVIGRRFLFAGLIKVLNTALQFSFPLLLNEILAFIEDTQAGRIPEDASWEDKYRGYWLSAILFAAMAAKAITENVYFHKVYRAGYQARVAVSAAVYNKALRLANAERQGTTLGELINLMQVDATKIEMFVPQIHVLWDGVLQICGYITILYTLIGWPCFAGLAIMMFAGPVQGIIMKRLFALNRTMVKHTDSRIKTTNEALQGIQCVKMYTWEESFQREIGKARNEELDNLKGVAYLRGFSRAYMGALPGIVAVASFIVFAAAKTGSTISASTLFAALVAFDQLRFPLLFYPLALAQLAQANVSARRVEIFLQMQEIGKDDLKDGGLEVSSMDEAETPTKRFPKAILESVSLRVAPGELCAVVGRVGSGKSTLCSAILGETLLQSGEVQVKGKIAYASQSAWILNATLRDNILFGMPFDQEKYDKVLKACQLSHDLDMLDNGDMTEIGERGINLSGGQKQRVSVARAAYSDADLVVLDDPLSALDPEVGRQLFEECIVDLMKEKTRLFVTNQLQFLRYCDSVVALGKRKVIEQGTFDDLNAAEGGEVRRLLNELKSSEQSQNHEQEENSKVATVARTASAAKDPSVNRKKEKKSDAGLVTKEERNIGAVSWEVYKKYVLAGGGYFKFFCVYFGFVLSAANGLASTSWVSFWTSDSEYERNSQVFYLSMYAMLAVTLGLFTYMRAFLLARFGVRAAEKFHKDLLESVLQAPQSFFDTTPVGRILSRFSKDMYSIDVELSDYFDFFLFTSLTVVVSLGTIMFVTPWFGVAILPLGLVYFRVLNYFRNVSRETKRLESISRSPVYAHFSETLGGLSTIRAYGQSIRFMEDFEGKVDYNTRAYYSNKTADRWLSVRLELIGATIAGLAAVFSSNVAISDSVSGQDSDSNFASLAGLSLSFAISLTSLLNWCVRSFAQLEAAMNACERVLYYTENIPQEAPPDRAAFKWPDKGEITLKNLRMRYRAETPLVLKGLNVTIHGGERIGVVGRTGSGKSSLLLTLLRLVEPSLEEGDYQAPLSIDGVDVLRIGLKDLRSKLGIIPQNPVLFSGTVRSNIDPFDEYSDKQIWDALSRCGMKESVENMPGMLNASIAEYGENLSAGMRQMLVLGRALLKQCRILLLDEATSSVDYETDREIQRTLREAFNQCTILTIAHRINTIMDSDKILVMKDGYVEEFAPPQELLKDENSTFSEIVRHAKSGEHQ, from the exons ATGGAAGAATCAGCGCGAAAAGATGCCTCTTCGGAACGCAAACGCATCCCCGAAGAGGAAGCGTCGCTACCTTCCcatctcttcttcttttgggCTCGCGGTCTCTTTCAAAGAGCTTCGGTGTTGAGCAAGCAAGGCAAAGCTCTGGAACACGAAGACTTGCTCCCTCTCCCTACGATTGACTACGGTAAACGCATTGGACCGGCGTTTGCCAATGCCTGGAACAAGGAAGAAGAGCACATGCAAAGCGAGCAAAAAAGACACAGCGCGTCGGAAGCGCCCACGGTAATTGGTGCGGGTTTGGCGGATGCTGTGGATGGTAGCTATTCCACAACCCGTGTTCGCCACGCCATTTTTGCGGTAATCGGTAGGCGATTTCTATTTGCTGGTCTCATCAAAGTTCTAAACACGGCTTTGCAATTCAGCTTCCCCCTACTTCTCAACGAGATCCTCGCATTTATAGAGGACACGCAGGCTGGAAGAATTCCCGAAGATGCTTCGTGGGAAGACAAGTACCGTGGCTACTGGCTATCGGCTATTTTGTTTGCCGCGATGGCAGCGAAAGCCATTACGGAAAACGTATACTTTCATAAGGTATACCGAGCTGGCTACCAGGCTCGAGTTGCTGTTTCCGCGGCTGTTTATAATAAGGCTCTACGTCTAGCAAACGCCGAGCGCCAAGGCACTACATTGGGCGAGCTTATCAATTTAATGCAAGTCGATGCCACCAAGATTGAAATGTTTGTACCTCAAATTCACGTTTTGTGGGATGGTGTGCTGCAAATTTGTGGATACATTACTATCCTGTATACGCTAATTGGATGGCCGTGTTTTGCGGGTCTAGCAATCATGATGTTTGCTGGCCCGGTACAAGGAATCATCATGAAGCGATTGTTTGCTTTGAATCGTACTATGGTCAAGCACACGGATTCTCGCATCAAGACGACCAACGAAGCTTTACAAGGCATTCAATGTGTGAAGATGTATACTTGGGAGGAGTCCTTTCAACGCGAAATTGGTAAAGCCCGGAACGAAGAATTGGATAATCTGAAGGGTGTCGCGTACTTGCGCGGTTTTTCGCGGGCATACATGGGTGCCTTGCCGGGAATTGTGGCGGTCGCATCGTTCATTGTTTTCGCGGCCGCCAAGACTGGCTCCACTATTTCCGCATCAACCCTATTTGCTGCTTTAGTGGCGTTCGATCAGTTGCGATTTCCTTTGCTCTTTTATCCTTTGGCGTTGGCACAGCTTGCACAAGCTAACGTTAGCGCTCGCCGTGTTGAaatctttttgcaaatgcaagagattggaaaagacgaTTTGAAAGACGGAGGTCT TGAAGTGAGTTCAATGGACGAAGCGGAAACCCCAACCAAACGCTTTCCAAAGGCCATTCTTGAGAGCGTTTCTCTCCGAGTGGCCCCGGGAGAGCTCTGTGCGGTTGTCGGCCGTGTCGGTAGCGGCAAAAGCACACTTTGCTCTGCAATTTTAGGTGAAACTCTATTACAGAGCGGAGAAGTTCAAGTTAAGGGGAAAATTGCATATGCATCGCAGTCAGCCTGGATACTGAATGCGACACTGCGTGACAACATTCTGTTTGGTATGCCATTTGATCAAGAAAAATATGATAAAGTGCTGAAAGCTTGCCAGCTCTCACATGACCTGGATATGCTTGACAACGGTGACATGACCGAAATTGGAGAGCGAGGCATTAATCTGTCTGGTGGTCAAAAGCAGCGCGTTTCAGTTGCTCGTGCGGCATATTCGGATGCCGACCTTGTAGTGCTGGACGATCCCTTGTCCGCTCTCGATCCTGAAGTGGGACGCCAGTTGTTTGAGGAGTGCATTGTTGATCTAATGAAGGAAAAAACTCGACTCTTCGTCACAAATCAACTCCAATTTCTTCGGTATTGCGACTCAGTTGTTGCTCTTGGGAAGCGAAAGGTCATCGAACAGGGAACGTTTGACGACCTGAATGCTGCCGAAGGTGGAGAAGTGAGGCGACTTTTGAACGAGTTGAAGTCTTCCGAACAGTCACAAAACCATGAACAGGAGGAGAATTCTAAGGTGGCAACTGTTGCGAGAACGGCATCCGCCGCAAAAGATCCCTCCGTCAAcagaaagaaagagaagaaaagcGATGCTGGTCTCGTGACAAAGGAAGAGCGGAATATTGGGGCAGTGTCATGGGAGGTATACAAGAAATACGTACTAGCCGGGGGTGGTTATTTCAAGTTCTTCTGCGTGTattttggatttgttctCTCCGCAGCTAACGGTTTGGCCAGCACATCCTGGgtgtctttttggacgagCGATTCTGAGTACGAAAGGAACTCACAGGTGTTTTACCTTAGTATGTACGCTATGCTTGCAGTTACTCTCGGACTGTTCACCTACATGCGAGCTTTCCTCCTCGCTCGGTTCGGCGTTCGTGCCGCGGAAAAGTTTCACAAAGACTTGCTGGAGTCCGTTCTCCAAGCACCCCAAAGTTTTTTTGATACTACACCTGTGGGTCGGATTCTTTCTCGATTCTCGAAGGACATGTATTCGATCGATGTTGAGTTGAGCGACTATTTcgattttttccttttcacgtCACTTACTGTCGTCGTTTCTCTGGGAACAATCATGTTTGTGACGCCCTGGTTCGGAGTTGCTATTCTACCACTGGGACTTGTCTATTTTCGTGTGCTTAATTACTTTCGGAACGTCTCTCGTGAGACCAAGCGCTTGGAAAGTATTTCGCGCTCTCCTGTATACGCTCATTTCTCTGAAACCCTCGGTGGGCTTTCCACCATTCGAGCCTATGGACAGTCCATTCGCTTCatggaagattttgaaggCAAAGTTGACTACAATACTCGTGCTTACTATAGCAATAAGACGGCTGACCGATGGTTGTCAGTTCGTCTTGAATTGATCGGTGCAACGATTGCAGGGCTTGCAGCGGTATTCTCCTCCAACGTTGCTATTTCTGATTCTGTTTCCGGTCAAGACAGCGATAGCAATTTTGCTTCGTTGGCCGGTTTGTCTCTTTCCTTTGCTATCTCTTTAACCAGTTTACTAAACTGGTGCGTACGCTCGTTTGCGCAGCTCGAAGCCGCCATGAATGCGTGTGAACGTGTGCTATATTACACGGAGAACATTCCGCAAGAAGCCCCGC CGGATCGTGCTGCGTTTAAGTGGCCCGACAAGGGAGAAATTACGTTGAAGAATCTTCGAATGCGGTATCGAGCGGAAACACCGCTGGTCTTGAAGGGACTAAACGTGACCATTCATGGTGGAGAAAGGATTGGAGTCGTAGGACGTACGGGGAGTGGCAAGAGCTCACTCCTGTTGACTCTGTTGCGTTTGGTGGAACCTTCCTTAGAAGAGGGAGATTACCAAGCTCCTCTTTCAATCGATGGAGTTGACGTGCTTCGCATCGGCCTGAAAGATCTCCGCTCCAAGCTTGGTATTATTCCACAAAACCCTGTTTTGTTTTCCGGTACCGTTCGTAGCAACATTGATCCGTTCGACGAATACTCCGACAAACAAATTTGGGATGCCTTGTCCCGATGCGGAATGAAAGAGTCGGTCGAAAATATGCCGGGTATGCTGAATGCTAGTATCGCTGAATACGGAGAGAATTTATCGGCCGGAATGCGCCAGATGCTGGTCCTTGGTCGTGCTTTGTTGAAGCAATGCCGTATTTTGCTCTTGGATGAAGCCACTTCGAGCGTGGACTACGAGACGGATCGTGAGATCCAAAGAACGCTGCGGGAAGCCTTTAATCAGTGCACCATTCTCACTATTGCTCATCGCATCAATACTATTATGGACAGCGACAAGATTCTGGTCATGAAGGATGGATATGTGGAGGAGTTTGCCCCTCCTCAAGAGCTTCTCAAGGACGAGAATTCCACCTTTTCGGAAATTGTACGACACGCCAAGTCCGGAGAGCATCAGTAG
- a CDS encoding predicted protein — protein MFHENLNDSTHLLLDEADITSMMNEEPSLSSDLPNPLPPPRLLLPEHNLAPLAASGTVTPTSLDTAPRAATGPITRVPSSIKTSKKERENTGRWLDEEHQVFLEGLAKHGKQWKLIATMIGSRTVVQVRTHAQKYFQKMDRSSHKEDSTARPSGTGTAENVSNSVTTKRKSLPTNLPSRKKGKTRKSAALVQRNTSVSMSNLPMSAPLELASIVSHSSVSSVDNLSTISPVGIADLDMQGMDTTWAKDSNSLYLGAFDEDEIVEDPLEWLLGGVGMQHLPESSLVPMFPEFGEDLSSGLHLQQKLVPGSSDHHYAVIEHHPHDGLDMGDPKITVQSLFLESES, from the exons ATGTTTCACGAAAATCTGAACGATTCCACCCATTTGTTGCTCGATGAGGCCGACATCACCAGCATGATGAACGAGGAACCGTCGCTTTCGTCCGATCTCCCGAACCCTCTTCCACCACCGAGATTGCTCCTTCCGGAACACAACCTTGCTCCTCTGGCAGCGAGCGGAACCGTAACCCCGACAAGCCTAGATACGGCTCCAAGGGCAGCGACGGGTCCCATTACTCGAGTTCCTAGTTCGATCAAGACCTCCAAGAAGGAGCGTGAAAACACGGGACGATGGCTGGACGAGGAGCATCAAGTCTTCCTGGAAGGTCTAGCAAAACACGGGAAACAATGGAAGCTCATTGCAACCATGATTGGGTCGCGGACGGTGGTGCAGGTTCGTACTCATGCGCAGAAGTACTTTCAGAAGATGGACCGATCGTCACACAAGGAGGATTCTACGGCACGTCCTAGTGGAACCGGTACCGCTGAAAACGTCTCCAACTCGGTAACGACGAAGCGCAAATCCTTACCGACAAACTTGCCGTCCCGCAAAAAGGGTAAGACACGAAAGTCTGCCGCCTTGGTACAGCGTAATACTTCAGTTTCGATGTCGAACCTTCCGATGAGCGCGCCGCTGGAACT TGCCAGTATCGTGAGCCATTCATCGGTATCCTCGGTCGACAACTTGAGCACAATCTCGCCGGTGGGAATTGCCGACTTGGACATGCAAGGTATGGACACCACCTGGGCTAAGGACTCCAACAGCCTGTATCTTGGTGCTttcgacgaggacgaaatcgTAGAGGATCCTTTGGAATGGCTATTGGGGGGTGTGGGCATGCAGCATTTGCCCGAGTCTTCTTTGGTTCCCATGTTTCCGGAATTTGGGGAAGACCTCTCGTCGGGATTGCACCTACAGCAAAAGCTGGTCCCTGGCTCCAGCGATCACCATTACGCAGTTATTGAACACCACCCGCACGATGGACTCGACATGGGCGATCCCAAGATAACGGTTCAATCTCTCTTTCTCGAGTCTGAATCTTAG
- a CDS encoding l-ascorbate peroxidase (Possibly an L-ascorbate peroxidase, catalyzing the reaction ascorbate + H2O2 -> dehydroascorbate + 2H2O, using heme as co-factor) translates to MANAHYADEFYDNAARAEVSRAIVNKKVNVCPFTVRLAWHASGTFDQSDASGGSDGARMRYAPELSDGANAGLALMQDIIKPVKEKFPDMSYADLWTMAGTQAIKLTGGPDIPFNYGRTDDADNNKCPANGRLPDATQGAEHLRDVFYRMGFGDKEIVALSGAHTLGSCHRLRSGFDGPWTTNPLKFDNEYFKNLLEIDWKPREWEGPLQYQDPSGKLMMLPTDMALIQDEAFLPFVKKYAEDEQAFFADFAEAFAALISKGCPAHCQPNAERQAPQ, encoded by the coding sequence atggcgaacGCTCACTACGCTGACGAGTTCTACGACAATGCGGCACGCGCCGAAGTCTCCCGGGCTATTGTGAACAAGAAGGTGAACGTCTGTCCCTTCACGGTTCGTCTCGCGTGGCACGCGTCGGGCACCTTTGACCAGAGCGATGCCAGTGGTGGCAGCGACGGTGCCCGCATGCGTTACGCCCCGGAGCTTTCCGACGGTGCCAATGCGGGTCTCGCTCTCATGCAGGACATTATCAAACCCGTCAAGGAAAAGTTCCCGGACATGTCCTACGCCGATCTCTGGACCATGGCGGGAACGCAAGCGATCAAGCTAACGGGAGGACCGGACATTCCGTTCAACTACGGACGGACCGACGATGCGGACAACAACAAGTGTCCGGCCAACGGACGTCTACCGGACGCGACGCAAGGCGCTGAGCACCTGCGAGATGTCTTTTATCGTATGGGCTTTGGTGATAAGGAGATCGTTGCCCTGTCCGGAGCGCACACCCTCGGATCGTGCCACCGTTTGCGCTCTGGTTTCGACGGACCCTGGACCACGAACCCCCTCAAGTTCGACAATGAGTACTTTAAGAATCTGCTCGAGATCGATTGGAAGCCTCGCGAGTGGGAAGGTCCCTTGCAGTACCAGGATCCTTCCGGAAAACTCATGATGTTGCCCACCGATATGGCACTCATTCAGGACGAAGCGTTTTTGCCTTTTGTCAAAAAGTACGCCGAAGACGAGCAAGCCTTCTTTGCTGATTTTGCCGAAgcttttgctgctttgaTCTCCAAGGGATGCCCCGCGCACTGTCAGCCCAATGCTGAGCGTCAGGCTCCCCAA
- a CDS encoding predicted protein, translating to NAKEAHSERTAMHKAAFFGHSNVMEYLIGLKGDVNAVDADGDTPLHDAAKFGHDAVVEALLKAGADKTIRNKEGKSATD from the coding sequence AACGCGAAGGAAGCCCATTCAGAGCGTACCGCCATGCACAAGGCGGCCTTTTTTGGACACTCGAATGTCATGGAGTACTTGATCGGTCTCAAGGGTGACGTCAACGCGGTCGATGCGGACGGGGACACTCCCCTCCACGATGCCGCCAAGTTTGGCCACGATGCCGTGGTAGAAGCTTTGCTCAAGGCTGGAGCGGACAAGACAATCCGAAACAAGGAAGGAAAGTCGGCTACcgac
- a CDS encoding predicted protein: protein MNDPVVDLCAHSFERSAIVDWIEEKGNACCPISRKALSVSDLVTNHVLAERIEKWQWRREMTRTEQWKQLDGQLAGTPSIPRQNTPDSADEAENLRAGSMQDVELGRTSFGRGRGRFGTKQPYQPIPSRFMLLPQEIASLDRQRSKDEEAKMLRRKSWQKLICISLTITTLLVFAGLAIAKGLLKAREDTELMDDEV, encoded by the coding sequence ATGAACGACCCCGTCGTGGATTTGTGCGCACATTCGTTCGAACGCAGCGCGATTGTGGATTGGATTGAAGAAAAGGGCAACGCGTGTTGTCCCATATCCCGGAAAGCGCTCTCTGTAAGCGACCTGGTGACCAACCATGTGCTTGCCGAACGTATCGAAAAGTGGCAATGGCGGAGGGAAATGACACGGACGGAGCAGTGGAAGCAACTCGACGGACAACTTGCCGGAACGCCTTCCATTCCGAGACAAAACACTCCCGACAGCGCGGATGAAGCTGAAAATTTGCGAGCAGGTAGTATGCAGGATGTGGAGCTCGGAAGAACGAGTTTCGGCCGAGGACGAGGGAGGTTTGGTACCAAACAGCCTTACCAACCAATACCATCACGATTCATGCTACTTCCCCAGGAGATCGCTTCACTCGACCGTCAACGGTCCAAAGACGAGGAAGCGAAGATgctacgacgaaagagttGGCAGAAACTAATATGTATCTCCTTGACGATAACGACGTTGCTCGTCTTTGCTGGTCTCGCCATTGCCAAGGGCCTATTGAAGGCGCGAGAGGACACGGAATTAATGGATGATGAAGTGTAG
- a CDS encoding predicted protein gives MSDDTARPSLTVANWLVYLGECYWEKQQWNQMMNAMKTILYEHSEVSVWNELVISKPKNLEDVTQAVFYIDGSDHYHRARAEAHHLGKPLLTLRLGDMDEDLVFTCDTESNPHKDLQRGVRGRLLGPNFEHV, from the coding sequence ATGAGCGACGACACGGCCCGACCCAGTCTGACGGTAGCGAACTGGCTGGTGTACCTGGGCGAATGCTATTGGGAAAAGCAGCAGTGGAATCAAATGATGAACGccatgaaaacaatcctttACGAGCATTCCGAAGTCTCTGTTTGGAACGAGCTAGTCATTTCCAAACCTAAAAACTTGGAAGACGTAACCCAGGCCGTTTTCTACATCGATGGGTCGGACCACTACCATCGAGCCCGAGCCGAGGCGCACCATTTGGGCAAGCCCCTGTTGACGCTACGACTGGGAGACATGGACGAAGATTTGGTGTTTACCTGTGACACGGAATCGAACCCACATAAGGACCTTCAGCGCGGAGTTCGAGGACGTTTATTAGGTCCTAACTTTGAGCATGTGTAG
- a CDS encoding predicted protein — protein MAMLWQILSWLLGSVDKSIGLVRWMLPQRARPKFFADGWGKYELAFGAQDEMLSMLKSSDKRNRFRTELENGSIQWSQPVVKSSVSVTSGAFPSPVAHLLPDKAKICRFYYVQPIIEEKRKTVTIIMLPGTGEAGKGDRLKMATQLADECGWSSIIVTAPYYAARKPDNQTAFFVRTVEDLLLQSVAIMQEAAILASYFLHRSEQQRVCITGFSWGAAMASGAAAVALTTAHKDAGRRLACVPYVGCSSPSILVSGVLESSIDWTALQQKPNEPHGETHAQALEVLGRFHLSPLNDAVQSQNKSIAALHIVNMQHDYFIPQRFSREFTAELGRMTSDTSNRAAQVLPGGHVVAMLVRPWYQKRAIVDAVHALF, from the coding sequence ATGGCAATGTTGTGGCAGATTCTGAGTTGGCTCTTGGGATCGGTCGACAAGTCCATTGGGCTCGTCCGATGGATGCTTCCTCAACGTGCTCGTCCCAAGTTCTTTGCGGACGGATGGGGCAAATACGAGCTAGCTTTCGGGGCGCAGGACGAAATGCTCAGCATGCTCAAATCCAGCGACAAACGGAACCGCTTTCGAACCGAGCTGGAGAACGGGAGTATTCAATGGAGTCAACCAGTCGTCAAGAGTTCTGTTTCGGTTACCTCCGGAGCATTTCCGAGTCCGGTGGCGCACTTACTTCCCGACAAAGCCAAGATCTGCCGATTTTATTACGTCCAACCAATTATCGAGGAGAAACGCAAAACAGTCACCATCATCATGCTGCCAGGAACCGGCGAGGCGGGCAAAGGGGATCGGTTGAAGATGGCCACTCAATTGGCCGACGAATGTGGTTGGTCTTCGATTATTGTCACCGCTCCCTATTATGCCGCTCGCAAGCCGGACAATCAGACCGCATTCTTTGTACGAACCGTCGAGGACCTCCTGCTGCAAAGCGTCGCCATCATGCAAGAGGCCGCCATCCTCGCGAGTTACTTTTTGCACCGCTCGGAGCAACAGCGGGTTTGTATCACCGGATTTTCGTGGGGCGCAGCCATGGCCTCCGGTGCAGCGGCCGTTGCTCTCACAACTGCCCACAAGGACGCCGGTCGACGCCTCGCCTGTGTCCCTTACGTGGGGTGTTCGTCGCCGTCCATTTTGGTGAGCGGCGTCCTGGAATCCAGTATCGACTGGACTGCTCTGCAACAAAAACCCAACGAACCGCACGGGGAAACACACGCACAAGCACTTGAGGTTTTGGGTCGGTTTCATCTGTCGCCACTGAACGATGCTGTCCAAAGCCAGAACAAATCTATTGCGGCTCTGCATATTGTCAATATGCAACACGATTATTTTATTCCCCAACGATTCAGTCGGGAGTTTACTGCCGAACTTGGGCGTATGACATCCGATACCAGCAATAGGGCCGCTCAAGTTTTACCCGGAGGCCACGTTGTCGCGATGCTTGTTCGGCCTTGGTACCAAAAGCGAGCCATTGTTGACGCCGTGCATGCGCTTTTCTAG
- a CDS encoding predicted protein, with protein MASPMQFGKPSERSGTMEHCQTMIMDRNLSQHRNRGINSGTVTPSMGGISRNASYSSDTAPLLQRSGSSIPSILEYESTNNRSSQNPTERPTITEATNTIRFQVIVWYVGKIDMVEGRVPITFRVTIYWNALDEVDEEEQVHDDETSASTLSRRPAWQMHGRQKAFVKELKDVPSQTVEVPPVSILNVVTFDTIGSPEVSLLQEDTRLMRWTCMYRATLIQEHWRVDDFPHDEHEISLRMAVLAHRQPGSQWDRRIWKLSLATADDSQGSVRVPYGLVVDQVSIPEFSYNKNDGLSFAFEPLDHGPGGNIDRDTCLEVKLKVLRDSSYYDRNIMPLLGLLNFVAISITALEAQNFFERALLTLNITFVEIGMRMTADSKLPSASYQIKMQRILNEYFYGLLVLVLESLFVYELHNYGFRGTGVVDAIAALAVFSHNAYTLFTYYSDAATAQKKFFQIKQEKV; from the coding sequence ATGGCGAGTCCAATGCAATTCGGGAAACCCAGCGAAAGATCCGGGACCATGGAACACTGTCAGACGATGATTATGGACCGCAATCTCAGTCAGCATCGGAATCGCGGTATCAATAGTGGCACTGTCACTCCTTCCATGGGTGGGATAAGTCGCAACGCATCCTATTCATCAGATACGGCTCCACTGCTGCAGCGATCCGGAAGCTCTATTCCTTCCATTCTCGAGTACGAATCCACCAACAATAGAAGCAGCCAAAATCCTACGGAAAGACCGACAATAACCGAAGCCACCAATACCATTCGTTTCCAGGTCATCGTTTGGTACGTCGGAAAAATTGACATGGTGGAAGGAAGGGTTCCCATCACCTTTCGTGTAACAATATACTGGAATGCCTTGgacgaagtcgacgaagaggaacaggtccatgacgacgaaactTCGGCATCGACTCTTAGCCGACGCCCAGCCTGGCAAATGCACGGTAGACAAAAGGCCTTTGTCAAGGAGCTCAAGGATGTACCGTCCCAGACGGTAGAAGTACCACCCGTTTCCATTCTCAACGTGGTAACCTTTGATACCATCGGTAGTCCCGAAGTATCCTTACTGCAGGAAGACACACGGTTGATGCGCTGGACCTGCATGTACCGGGCCACCCTCATTCAGGAACACTGGCGTGTGGACGACTTTCCCCACGATGAGCACGAGATCTCTTTGCGTATGGCTGTCCTTGCGCACCGACAACCGGGATCGCAATGGGATCGGCGGATCTGGAAACTCAGTCTAGCCACGGCTGACGATAGTCAAGGCTCCGTCCGCGTTCCCTACGGTCTCGTTGTAGACCAGGTGTCTATTCCCGAGTTTAGCTATAACAAGAATGACGGGTTATCGTTTGCCTTTGAACCACTTGATCACGGTCCGGGCGGAAATATCGACCGCGATACCTGCTTAGAGGTCAAGCTCAAAGTTTTGCGCGATTCTAGCTACTACGATCGCAACATCATGCCCTTGCTCGGTCTACTTAATTTTGTGGCTATCAGTATTACCGCGCTGGAGGCGCAAAACTTTTTCGAACGCGCTCTACTCACTCTCAACATAACCTTTGTCGAAATTGGTATGCGTATGACAGCCGACTCCAAATTGCCGTCGGCATCGTACCAGATCAAGATGCAACGTATCCTGAACGAGTACTTTTACGGTTTACTGGTTCTGGTGCTAGAATCCCTGTTTGTGTACGAGTTGCACAATTACGGATTCCGGGGGACGGGCGTGGTAGATGCCATCGCGGCGCTTGCGGTCTTCTCTCACAATGCGTATACCCTTTTTACATACTACTCGGACGCCGCCACGGCCCAAAAAAAGTTTTTCCAAATAAAGCAAGAAAAGGTTTGA